The sequence ccttgttgcaacgttttggactaataactatattgtgaggtgttcagaatacactgtaaattagtggaaatgcttgttattgaatgttattgaggttaataatagcctaggagtgaaaataagcccaaaaacttgatttttaaactttttatgtttttttcaaaaaaatccgaatccaataccttaaatccgaaccgagacctttcgtcaagtgttttgcgagacaaatccgaacctcaaaaataacgaaaatccggatccaaaacacaaaacacgagacctcaaaagtcgccggtgcacatccctactttaaacaGGCGAATAGTAAATTCACAGGGGTCACTGACCCAAGCTTAGTCTGCTTGAAACAAGCCTAGCAGTTATAGAGGAGAGCAGTAGACATGGAACCATTACAGCCAATGGGAACCCCAGTGGATCCGGCAAATCCAAGGTTCTTCTTTCATTTTGTATAGGAAATCAGATAGTTTACAATCGGGGAAATAgcttatttaaagtaaaatagcAATATGTGTTGGACAGACAGTAATAAATCTTCAGAACAGTGTctgcaacaaaatataaaatattactcCAGAGGCGGAAAGGCgtttacattttctaaaataaaactCTATGTACCATGTTACACATGTGCATGTTTTGGCTTaagtcttaaaaaaaatgttagtggCAATCCCCTTTAAAAGTTAATGTGAATATTTAGCGAGTCTCTGCTGTGTATATCTGTCATAAGCATTCTCCTGATATGGGAAAGTAGAAcattgtatatgtttatttttgtgtacatttttaaagGTCTCATAAACAAATATGTTACGCAGTGGATAGACCCCAGAAGGGCTACTGTTCTTGCATATAACTGAAATAAGTCTAGCCTAACCCTTCAACCATtctgtatacaataaaataagaaacaattCCTAAAAAACACAGGTTTGTATTTGAGGAAAAGTAATAACTACATATATTCTATTGGAATTCTACCCCTGTGTACAActtccaatgaagaaatgatagaATGTTTTGTATTTGGCTCTCTCATTAATACATATAATGGATTACCCTGATATTACATGTTAAACATATAAACCAAGATGTCTGCAAATATGCAATTTTCTAGTAAAAATGCCATTTACCATTGTTATATACTTGTCTATGTCCACAAAGTCCCTGAACTCTATTGATAACATCACCTTGTATAATTGCGACACTCATGGTCTACCCTAGTGGGAATTCTAGACTTATTCCATGCAAGTTTTTTAAGGCTCTGCTCTGCTTTTCAAGGTGACTGACTTTGATGTTAACATTGAGGAAGATCTGGGAGAGCTCCTGGTGGTTCGGCTGTCAACAGAGCACTACAAGAAATTTAAAATGGATGCCTGGCACTGCCAGTATGTTGACGTGACCTGTCCCAATGGTCAACTCTACCAGTTCCCTTTCTATCGGTGGATCCCTGGTTTAACTACagtggagatcccagaggggaaggGTGAGTTGGAATTTTTTGCAGGACTTGGATACAGATCGGAACTCTTACCCAACTTATACTTTAGTAATAAACGCACAATAAAATCCCTAATATAAGTCTCTCCACCTGAATTTTGGTGCACAGGACTAGATATTACAGAGCTGAGAAGACTGGTTCTATGTAGAAGGGCTGGGCAGAACGGGAGTACATGTTACACTATAATTGTGAAGGTTTCCATGTGGGGACCATCTCGTACTAAATTGTAGCCATGTGAGAGTTTAAAATCAACTTCTAATCACGGGGTAACAGGTCACATTTACTTAATTACAATAAAAACTGTACTGGTGATTATTGGAAGTTGTATTATGACCATTTCTCTGTTTCAGGCATTGTATTAGCTGGGAAAACTCACCCTGTTATTCAGCAACAACGGACATTAGAactggagaaggagagagagacccacaagtGAGTGACCAATGTACATGAAGTGATGTTTTGTATACTTGCTGCCTTTGGGAAAATGGCCTGTCTTCCGAGGAGGGGAGAGTCTTGATCATTATTACAGTATTTCATCAGGATACCCCTGATGAAGTTTGAGAGAACAAAACATGTAGGAGTTTTATCCTCACAATAATATTTTAGAGtaattttttaaagtgtttttaacTGCCAGTGCAATATTTGTGGCACTGTCACACCTGCTGATCCCGACAGCTTGAAGTGCTCCTCCTTGGTATCCACATCACAGTGGACTCAGATAAACGCTAATTTTATGCCACTTTATGTCAGGGTCTTTTAaccttatttaaaataaaaattggctGTTTGAAAAGATTTCACACATGGGCGGTTGTCTTTCCGATGTGTATTTCCTTCACAGACAATGAAGTGATTATAAATGAGAGCTGAAGATTCTGCTTGTAATACACCTATCAAGCATTCAACAGATAAGCTTCCTCTTGATTTGAAAAATGTATGCAGCTTTCATTCAATAGGTTCATTGATTGTACATTGCttataccagggtttcccaaacccagtcctcagggctccctaacagtgcaggttttccatatctccttgctggagcacaggtgtattcattactgactgacacattgtaacagatccacaggtggtcctaattacgtcacatgtgatccagaaaaccggcactgttggggagccctgaggactaggTTTGGGAAGCCCTGGCTTATACTATGAGCTCCCTTTCTTCTAATGTTTTTTGATCCTAGATTATTCCACTTTGGGTGTGGATTTTTAGAAGAAGGGAGCTGTCAATTCACTTTGGACTATATTTTGATGTCTTATATGTAGTGAATTGTTTATAAATTTGGTGTTATTTCTCATTGCAGCAAAGAGAtggttttaatttattacatattCACTATTTTTGAGGTTcaaaaattgaaaaaacaaaactataaaaaTTCCTAACTATAAAAAGTCCAACagctgtatattaatatatatattcgaGATGAGCATttcagagaaatctgacagattgGCATGTTGGGGTTCCAAGTTGAACTGAGCCATGACTCGGTTTTGCGTGGCAAAATCGGATCTGAAATCGAGACAAAAGTACCATTTCTGTTAAAATGCAAGTTAGAATGGTTATCTTCTATatatcacacccccccccccccctccccgttctCATCTGCcaatttagaagtgatagcatatGGGTTGCaggtttgctgcaattctgtgctcagaaAATCGCTTGAGGGTTGGACAGCgtgaaagaggcaatttatattgcaatagctgtgattttactgtagAAATGCTAaaagtttatttagagatcagtctgctggaattgtgttCTGATCAATTGGGTGTGAGAGTGAAGCGTAGACAAACAGTGGCAACTGgttgttgtaatagtatattatagtatataaagtatagacatctgaactaattagtggagaaaaagcaggGTGCTTTATGACTGAGCAGCATgtgccaaaaaatatatttcttgctttttaaATAAGAGCAGTCTTCTTCCCAAGTTTCTCAACTATTTGGAAATGTGAGTAgaagtagtaatgatgatgatttagatgaacaaattgaggatgctactttggaacttataaatgtgcaagaggatgagtgggataattgtggatctgaatatgaatgtgttgtacttgaactaGATAATGAGGAAGATGGTGGTTGTGtcgaagtaaggcagccaccaatgGTACCACCTCATGGCCATGATGAGCACATTGTCAAGCCAGGGCATTAGACCATTGATCATCTAGGCGCCTTCTCCATGTCACTTGCAGGGAGTTCATTCAAAAAGTTTTTCAAAGGATGGAAAattgtatagtagcaagcagcccagcatcagctagcagccgaATGGATAGCCACCTCATTCATactcattattagtacatagtccagcatccaattttccatTTCAAACTGACTcgcctaatgcaatccatgatttccAAGAAGCATCCTTTCgccaattgtctgtgaagcaagtattttacaaaaggaaCCAAGTAtaacagtcagcatcctgttgcacagtggatcactaaagccaGGACACCTATGTTGGCATTGGATGTGCgtccaatttccaccatcaacGCATCAGCTTTTAGCTAGTTAGTGGAGGTAAAGTGTtcacactaccaaattccatctcattTCCATTTCTGTCGAACGCAATTcctctatagtgtgtgtgtgtaacactatCCATCATGGCAAGTAAATAAACATCAAAGTGGTACAGCAGAAACCTGTGAGGAGCCATCTCATGTTTTGTTTCTAATTAGAAACAGGTCTGTGAATCAATAGATGCGTTGTTGATGTGTGACTTATATGAATATATTCTATAGCATATACTTTCTTTGTGTCTTGCAGGTGGAAATTTTATTCAGAAGGTGCCCCTCACTGCATCGATGTAGCAGAGGTTAAGGATCTGCCCCCTAATGACCAGTTCTCCTTCTTAAAACGGAGCAGCTTTGGCTACTCTGTATTAGCCACGTATGTACTTAGTCTGAGAAGATTACAGCACAGTCATACAACTAACGACCCCTGAATCCCAAACTTGAATCCATCTTATTACTATTTATCAGTTAACTTCTACCTCTGTTGGGGATGGCTGGGGTGTATCCAAGGTTCTAATCTATGTTCATATCTGTTGTGTGCAGACATAACTGAGCTTTCAAAGTCTGCTGATCAGTTcacaaatgcagaaacagtgcAAGCTAGAATCTTGGGATTTAACGTTACAAATACGCATGAAGAAAGTATATTTCTACATGGATAGCATTCATGTTGAAGTGCTAACAGAGATAGTGAACGGGGTTATTGATCCCTATGTAAAATACTGGAAGAGAAATACTATTTGAGGGGAACTCCTAACATAAGGGATAAAGACAATTAGAAACTTAGGTCTGTAAATAGTTCCAGATTATGATTCCCCAATCCGAGCCATTCATATAATGATATATGTTGCTATTAAGGTCAGAAAGATACTTAAAACactaaacagaaataaaatgttgcaatgttaaaaagtgaaattttctaaaattaaaataagtgttCATAGGGCATTGATAGGGCATTAATTCAAATATGGACCTAAAAGGTCAGTAATATGGGAATTTTATGGGCTTGGACCCAACCAAAGTTATTAGTGGATAGACAGATGTACTGTTATTAATGTAACAGTTAATTCTGAATGAATTCCCTATGAACAGTCACTTATTTTAGTTTTGGCATAGTTCGCTTTATAACATTGCAACATTTTATGGGTACAAAATAAGttagattttatttctgttttagtttttctGTCCTTGATGGCGACATATCTATGACTGGCTCTGATTGGGAATCATAGTCTGGAACTATTTACATACCTAAATTTCTATTGATCTGTACACCTTGTGCTAGGAGTGCCGAACATAAATAGTTTTTCTCCTTCTTTTCAAGTATCGGTGTGTATAATTCTTGTCATGCATAGGTGAcactaaggactagatttactaatctgcgggtttgaaaaagtggagatgttgcctatagcaaccaattggattctagctgtcattttgtagaaagccctaaataaatgatggctagaatctggttgctataggcaacatccccactttttcaaacctgcagcttagtaaatctagcccttagtctgcttggctgggtcagtaattatcccacctgtttccacAGACAGATATCCTCAAAACACAGCTGTTGGGGGGTGCATAAGGTCTGGCGTTAAGAAACACTGGTGTAGAGGGAGCACCCTATATGCCCTATATACTAATCATCATTTCATCTAGTACTCTaaaggggtatatatatatatatatatatataatatttatattttttttaaactggtatCATCCAGCCCGTATGTTGATCAGAATTTGCATAACTGACTTATTACATGATTGCATGATCTGACACTTTTTTGTGATTTCGTTGGGTATTTATCACTATAGCATTTTACCTAAGAATCCTTTATCTTTTTACAATCTCTAGATCTCCACTTTAAATTCTTTGAATGCATACCCTGAGCTGTTGACCCTTTTGCTTACAAAACATCAGGTGGATCTAGAATATTGCATAGTAGTTACGGAAATAGGTTAAGATGAAGAATCTAATTTTTACCTGGTGTTACATTTCTTCTAACAGTCTGTTCAATGGAAATTGCCTAGTATACTTCCCAAGATCTTCCTAGTTTCaatgtgtccctctttattttGAGGCTCTCCTATACATATGTGACTTTTTAAATCTTTTTGCTAAGCtcaatataataacaaatataCCATGTGCAGGTTTAGTAATAGCTGGGTATAGTAAGCTGTGCTTAATATAACTTTGTTCCTGAAGATGCACTGAAGCAAGAGTTTataaatgtcaaaataaatacatttattaatggtAATTATTTTATACCATCTCTGTACCACTTATCTAGACTGTGATCAGATGtgctatattttaattaatgtaatgcTTATTTTTATGCACAAATTGTTTAAGGATTTTATTGCTGGCCTTTGTAGTGTGAGGTTAATGGTGCTTGATTGCAGTCCATCATCATAGCTTAGCTAATGTTTTAGTATGTGTTGGTTACAAGTTTACTTTCATATTTATATAGCATAATTGAGTTATACAGGAGATAAACATGACGTAAACAGGAGTACAACACTGTACCTGGAGATACTCCTACAAGAGAACAACATCTAACactcacctgttccattatcctccaTCTAATTCATCTGCTTTATGCACTACCTGGACACTCCCTAATGAAATATTTGCAAACAACGCTTCTTAAAAATGCatgtgcttttatttttgttgctgtttGTGACCTCTTCTCCCCACTCCACCTCTATGCTGCTGTTATCCTCTTCTCAGTCTAATTTGAACCACTTCTCTCTCCTATTCCTACCACATACTGAGTGTCATTTAACACAACATTCACAGCAGGCAATATAAACTCCAACTCTGGCAGTCCAAACCGATCCcccacctgcaaaagtgctcccgtacTGCCAAGAATGAATGGAGAAAATCCCATTAAAATACAGATCTCCTCCAATAAGTGTTCCCTGTATTCTTACTTTACCGCCCTCAATCTCTTACCCACCCCCACCACCTTTGCCACTATCAACTCTCTTCTCTACCCACCTCCACCACTCTATATTTGTTCCCTCACTGCTCATGACTTTGCACCTGCTACAAATGCAAGATCGACACCATCTCCTCTCACCACATTTATCACCCTATACCCAACTTCTCTTCCACTCACCTACTCACCCTCAGTTCTTTCCTTCCTATTACTGTAGAAAGTATTCATATTCCCCTTCCCTCTCAACCTGTCCACTTGATCCTGTTCCTACTGAACATCTCCACACCCTGCCCCCAATACTTGTCTGCATCTAGCCCATCTCTTCAGCATGTCTCCATCCACTGGTGCTTTTCGTTCCATCttcaaacatgcgctcatctctcATCCTCAAGAATCTCTCTTGACTCTATTTCCCTCTCTAGCCACCACCCCATTTATCTActcccctttgcttccaaactacttaaGTCGTTTGAGCAGAGAAAGTGTATCATTTAGTTGTACCCACTCTCCTTGACCCTTGGCAATCAAGCTTCCTCCTTCTGAATTCCACCTAGACAGTCCTCACTAGAGTGCCAAATTATCACTTCTCACTATTCATCTATCTTGACCTCTGTCCTTTTCTCCTTGAAACCATTCACTACCTTGGACTTCACAGCACTCATCTGTTCGTTCACCTCCTACCTTCTAAACATAGCCAGAATATGCCTCTTTTTCACTCAGGATCCCAAACCCTTATTCAATATCTCAATATAtcccgccttgactactacaACCTACTTCTATCCGTCTTTCTCCtctacaatccatcctaaatgcagaGTCGAGACTGATCTTCCCCTCTtgtcactccacatctgctgtaaAACTCTGCTAAACCCTACACTGGCTACCCATTTCCTCCAAAATTCAATTCAAGCTACTCGCATTCATCCTCCACCAACTCCTCCCCTCATATACCTCTGACCTCATCATGAGATTTACTACCTCTCAGCATCTTTGATCTACCTAtgactctcctcctctctggtaaccacctctcactaccacctccaagacttctcccatgctgctcctcacttatggagtACCCTACCTGACAAAAATCCACCCCCAACTTTCAAGTGATCTGTCAAAACCCACCTCTATTATAGCCTATGCTACCCCGAACTGATACTATACATTTTGCACTTTCTAccgcaggcctgtccaacctgcggccctccaggtgttgtgaaactacaagccccagcatgctttgccagtaggcaacctgttgatagctggaagggcatgcggggacttgtagtttcacaacatctggagggccacaggttggacagggcCTGTTCTACCTGCTACAGTCCTGTCCACAGAGTCCCTCTAGCTCCTATTGTGTCAGCATTGCCACCTCACTTTAGATTTATGTGCAATTATATTTTGTAGGATTTGTAACTTTGACAGTTTGGTGCTGCAGAGGtttgtggtgctttacaaataaatgatgatgatgaacctgaACACAATGTACCTCTTGGTCAGTCAGCTAAGGTGTCCTAATGTTTTATCTTTGCATTCAGGAAAGGAAGACTTCAATTGAATTGACCTATTGACCCCCATAAAATAAAACCACAGCAGTGATCTCTATCTTTTAATCTGAACATAATTGTCCTCATATTCAACTAAATTATTAGATGTTGGAGTAATAGATTTAGTCCAGGCAGTTGTCGGTACTGTGCATATGGTTGTTTGACACCTTTATCCTGTTTACTCTCACAGGGGATTTGAAATGAAGTTAAAAGGATTCTTAGACAATCAGGATTCATGGTCTAATCTAGAAGATATTAAATTGGTGTTTTGCCTCAGAAAGTCAGATTATTCAGGTATGTTTGTTTATATTGTCTCTTTACAGGACTACTTCTATGCAGCAAAATATTACCACAAACCTTTTGTGCAAAATGAGCTTTGTTGTTCTTTGAGCTAAACCATTTATCTGTTCTGATTATGCTCACCTAATTCTGCATGAAAAGAGCTTTCATTATGTCAGCCTACAAAGGTCTTAAACTCAACTCCTTTCCTGTAAGGACTGAAATGAAATTAATCTGTGAACATCATGTCTTTTCTCTATAGAGGAGGTGTCTGAGATATGGAAAGAGGATCACTTCTTTGGTAGCCAGTATCTGAATGGAATTAACCCTATGCTAATCAGAAAATGCTTCAAAATCCCTGATAACTTTCCAGTTAGTGATGGAATGGTGGCCGCATCTCTGGGGACGTCCACCAACCTTCACAAAGAACTAGAGGTGGGGTGTTTGTATATCAAGTGATAACCAATGTTGGTTCTTGAAAGTAAATAAGTCAAATATGTTGACTCCTCCATCCTTTAGTGCATAGTTAATGTAAACTTATCCTTCATGACCAAGATATCTTTCAGTAAACTGGCTCATATGTCTTGCAGAATGGCAACATCTTTCTGGCAGATTACAAGATTCTTCATGGGGTCCCTGCCAACAGCTCCATTAATGGTAAACAACAATACATTGCTGCCCCTATGTGTCTACTGTGGAAAAATTCTCAAGATCAACTTCTCCCAATCGCCATCCAGGCAAGTTTTTAGTTTTCTACTGTCTTTTTGGTGTAAATTGAAAAGCCATATTTAATGTAAACTTTTTCAGATTTCTGTTTTTGAAATATCCAATCTGGTGTCCAATATAATCTAGATACGTGACAATAGAGAACATAAACTTTCATATATCCAGTTTTCCCCAGTGCTGTAGATCCGTAATCCAGTAATTTGAGCATGATTACTGGTATGGCCACAAAATTCAGGGCAACAGTTGCTCCAAATAAGCTCTGCACATCATATGCCTTTAATCCATACTAAAGGTTTAGTATATCATGCTGATAACTGTATACAATGGGGTAGACTGCATATGTTTTGTCCCCAGTAACAGTCTTGGCACCTGTGGCTCTAGTTACTGTATGTCCTTGAACATGGTAAAATGAATTGAGAGGTATTATGGAGCTAAAAATAAACTTGTCAGCAGGTACATGTCAAAAAACAGATTGAAATCCCAGTTGGTAGCTCAACATATTGTACACCTCCTGGCTCATTCTTCAATCCCAAATCAGAAGACCCTGCTCTCAAATTGTAACAATGTTTACTTGAGCATAAATTAATTCATTGTTTCCCCTCCTGTAGACCAACTGGTATTGGGCTCATTTAGAAATGTCCTAAAAAACATCAGATATCCAGATGGAGCATTACTTGTTTTTCCACAACTAAGATCTCCTAACATTGTAATACATTCAGCTGCTTAATGTTTTAACACATGTAAATTTCTCTGCAGTACAAAGGGCTTAATCAGTTTCAGTTTTTAGCATGGCTGTATATGCAGTGAAGATGTACTGGTCGCTTCTAAACCACATGGTAAAGGATAAATGTGTGGTTCTAGATGGTGCTGTAGAGTGACAGATCTGTTTTTATTACAGTTGTCTCAAACCCCAGGAGAGAACAATCCAATTTTCCTACCCAATGACTCTGAATCTGACTGGTTACTGGCCAAGATCTGGGTGCGCAATTCTGACTTCCAAGTGCATCAAGGGGACACTCACCTTCTCCGCACCCATCTCTTTGCTGAGGTCTTTAACATGGCGACCACCAGGCAACTTCCAATGGGCCATCCAGTGCACAAGGTGAAAAGTGTTTAAACCATTGTCTTGTAAAGAGTTTGACTCACTGCAATGTTTCAATAAATGAGCTACAGGGCCAACCACATGAAGGCTTTCATTGTGGATTAATGTTATGTGGCTGCTAACTATTTAGTTATCAAGGCATATGTAGGCATTTAGCATTCCTAAAAAATGCTAATCTTGTTTCCTAGATCTTTCCATTTTCCATGTTATCGTGGTGGTTCATATGGGCAATTTTGTTGTTTAAACTGGGAGAGCAGAATACAGATATCATCCAGTGCCTGACAGCATAAgatctgtatttatatttcaatattgTAGAATTTGGTTTGATTTGGTTGAAATGTTGTAGAAGAGTTTTATGGCCTACAGAGCATCAGATGACATTGCCTAAATTTTAAGTAAGGGTGTAGTCATTGTGCTTTCTGATGGGACAAAATGAGGAGGTGGTAAGTGATTTCATTGAGTttgtgatttccactgcatttttgATTGCAAGTGATTTTTggttaaagtgtggagttggatccagtaaggagttgaatccaggaaggggtttaatgtTGTAaggggctagcaaaggttagtactttcaagttcactgtaggctataagaagtgaAGTTAGTCAttataagatgagtggtagcaggcttgaagATATCACTTAATGCATCTTGTCATATGCATGCACACTTGCAGCAATTGTTTCAAGGTTTATACAtctgagaaatgtgagcaattggtctctttggaagcccaggtaactgatcaaAGGCAGAACATTGAGAGAGATTACCAACCTGGAGCatagtttacagctcaccgttgatgcattagctgagcagggtggaacAGGGGCAGAGGGGGATGCAGATGTAGGCAGCTGGGTAAGTTACTAGGGGTAGCGGAGGGAGAAAGAGGCACGCCAGTTCTGAGCGAACTAATCCCagtagatttgccagattggatgaagatactgtggaaggcagttcacaattggtagagttgggtaagactgcttcctctagcaaccaggggaatggtctcttcagcatagaggggaccaaagtaaCTCAGGGATCCAGGCAGtctgtggtggtaggggattcaattattaggaaggtagatagggcaatctggtACCGGGACCGTGCATACCAAACAGTGTGGTGTTTCCAGGGTGCTTGCGCTCGACATATTGCGGATTGGGtagacagattgttgggaggagcTGGGAATGACACAGCAatttttggtgcatgttggcaccaatgacagAGTTGGAGGAAGATGGGGTCTCGTAAAGAATGATTttagggacataggtcgcaaacttaaggcaaggacatccaaggtagtattttcaaaACTACTACCTGTgtcacgcgctagtccagggagacAGCGGGAGATAAGGGAGGTCAATGCATGACTaatagattggtgtaggaaggagggttttggattcttagagcactgggctatttctcggtcagttgccatcttcattgtcgagatggattgcacctgaatgaggggggtgctgtgctaggggagaggatggttagaaggttggaagatattttaaattagacttcagggggaggggcaagcaagtatttacagGATAGACCTTTAGTAGTAAGGAGgacaagggggtggagagggggaaaaGGGAAGCATAGCTGATATGGAGAGGTTCAtgttaaagaaaaagaaatacctaagggaagCAATAGACTTTaatgtatgcttgcaaatgcaagaagcccgACAggcaaaatgggggagttagaactagtagaaATGAATGAGCAATATGATATAGGTATTACGGAgtcctggtgggatgatacacatgactgggcagtcaacatGGAAGGCTATACTCCAgaagggatagggtaaataaaaggggtggAGGGGTATGTCTTTATGTTAAGCAGacttaaaaccaagtattcaggaaattatttatgagaatattggtgataatatatagaggcattgtgggtggaaatatccagtggaggaaacagtgcagagaagtttctgatagtaatatgctataaaccaccagatattagtatgattgaggaagcccaatttctacagcaaattgaaaggCTACACAACtgggtcaagttttaattatgggggattttaattatccagacattgattgAAGTACTGAGACCTATGGTACAGCTAGGGCAACAGGTTTCTGAGCAGGCttaaagaccattacatgtcccaaatagtagaggaaccaactaggaaccaggCTGTACTGGACCTAGTAGCaaataatgtagacataatatcaaatattcaagtaaaggagcacatGGGAAACAATGATCagaatatggtctcatttgaaatttgTTTCCAGAAACAATGGTATAAGGGGTTATCTAGggttttaaactttagaaaggaaaattttaatatgctaaaggagtctatagtGCATAGACTAgtacaaagtttttgaaggaaaaaatacggaagaaaagtgggctgtctttaaaatgttgttggaaacatacatatAAGTTCAtttctatgggaaataaatgcgACCCCTAAGAAGTgtgatgggtgaattgataaatgatactaacgaaaaggtattaaacactttcttttcttcagtatttactagaggaTTAAATGGTAGGAATCATACttaaaaacagaaattaaaccataccattaattaatacttggctgacaaaggaagaagtccaaaggcgactatagaatattaagataaataaagctccaggtccagatggcatacacccaagggttcttatggagctaaacttaGAACTGGCAAGACCGCAAATCCTAATTTTCATAgtttcaatctcatcaggctcagtaccaaggaatTCGCGTATAGCAGATGTGGTGACTGGTTG is a genomic window of Mixophyes fleayi isolate aMixFle1 chromosome 2, aMixFle1.hap1, whole genome shotgun sequence containing:
- the LOC142140072 gene encoding hydroperoxide isomerase ALOXE3-like, producing MGIYKVKIATGKYLCAGTSDQVSIVLVGVQGESAKHQLPHKWNNFKPGAVTDFDVNIEEDLGELLVVRLSTEHYKKFKMDAWHCQYVDVTCPNGQLYQFPFYRWIPGLTTVEIPEGKGIVLAGKTHPVIQQQRTLELEKERETHKWKFYSEGAPHCIDVAEVKDLPPNDQFSFLKRSSFGYSVLATGFEMKLKGFLDNQDSWSNLEDIKLVFCLRKSDYSEEVSEIWKEDHFFGSQYLNGINPMLIRKCFKIPDNFPVSDGMVAASLGTSTNLHKELENGNIFLADYKILHGVPANSSINGKQQYIAAPMCLLWKNSQDQLLPIAIQLSQTPGENNPIFLPNDSESDWLLAKIWVRNSDFQVHQGDTHLLRTHLFAEVFNMATTRQLPMGHPVHKLIIPHVRFTLEINVLARSQLIGPGGLFDQVNVTGKGGLPILLKKAMDGVTYSSLCLPDNIQTRGLESIPNYLFRDDGMKIWLAVESFVSNIIHYYYESDAVVSADPELQAWVAEIFKEGFLSYKSSGMPSSLETKSSLIKFLTMVIFTCSAQHAAVNNGQFDFYGWMPNGASSMKTPPPAAKEVSTPQTIMDALPEVNTTTLGMTTVWVLSDEPRDRRRLGDYPDVRFTEEVPQKFIKDFQDKLVEISKFINERNKGMYLPYPYLDPKVIENSVSV